In the Mastacembelus armatus chromosome 17, fMasArm1.2, whole genome shotgun sequence genome, one interval contains:
- the LOC113134176 gene encoding la-related protein 6-like, whose amino-acid sequence MLNFISKRNLQVLLSHGTLDQFFTHGSPCRDDSHSAQDKEEREGEVLCLKIKAHLEDLFSDIHLAEDGFLLKHVQKNKEGYVSLKLLTCLKKIKALTTNWYMTLAGAEYSDLLEVNDECTKVRRKKPLPKWLLCSPTSKLLLAWNIHEVQTREDGAACGLEHLSFSERILQKFSAHGSVTSVCILHPGKELPKELQCYTKRHKQLGQRLCAVVKFDSLEAVRKAYSVLKAEEESSQGKGMCVVPLGFQSMHHITKDDSEEKNEDQAEGTPSQENHFETSEHKETYPPVKVSDETPDTSQPQNTFNSSIQKTFEHISASCNSQSFSGINQRYSIMSWCSGDCNKKIFRSPWVMKRKFAASALNHKAGGHPNAPYLGQRVLRQPFGPDGTRGFKGRKKLLQQEEIQLSSEVPPAD is encoded by the exons ATGTTGAACTTCATATCCAAGAGGAATCTGCAGGTTTTGCTGAGCCATGGGACACTGGACCAATTCTTCACTCATGGTAGCCCTTGCAG GGATGATTCACATTCTGCCCAAGATAAAGAAGAGCGTGAAGGCGAGGTGCTCTGCTTAAAGATTAAAGCCCATTTGGAGGATTTGTTCTCTGACATTCACCTGGCAGAGGATGGCTTCCTGCTGAAACATGTGCAGAAGAACAAGGAGGGCTACGTCAGTCTCAAGCTCCTCACTTGTttgaaaaag ATAAAGGCCCTGACCACAAACTGGTACATGACTCTGGCAGGAGCAGAGTACTCAGACCTGCTGGAAGTGAATGACGAATGCACCAAAGTGAGACGGAAAAAGCCGCTTCCCAAATGGCTGCTGTGTTCACCCACCAGCAAGCTCCTACTTGCCTGGAACATTCATGAGGTGCAAACCAGAGAGGACGGAGCAGCCTGTGGCCTGGAGCACCTTTCATTCTCAGAGAGAATCCTCCAAAAATTCAGCGCTCACGGCAGTGTTACTTCAGTCTGTATCCTACACCCTGGAAAAGAGCTTCCCAAAGAGCTGCAGTGCTATACCAAACGCCACAAACAGCTTGGCCAACGTTTGTGTGCAGTGGTCAAGTTTGATAGCCTGGAGGCTGTTCGTAAGGCCTACAGTGTCCTGAAAGCTGAAGAGGAGAGCTCTCAAGGGAAAGGCATGTGTGTTGTGCCTTTGGGATTCCAGTCAATGCATCACATCACCAAGGATgactcagaagaaaaaaatgaagaccaAGCTGAGGGCACACCATCCCAGGAAAATCACTTTGAAACCTCAGAGCATAAGGAAACCTATCCACCAGTAAAGGTCTCTGATGAGACTCCAGACACATCTCAGCCCCAAAACACTTTCAACAGCTCCATTCAAAAAACCTTTGAGCATATCTCTGCAAGCTGTAACAGTCAGTCTTTCTCTGGTATAAATCAGAGGTACAGTATAATGAGTTGGTGCTCTGGAGACTGTAATAAAAAGATTTTTCGAAGCCCCTGGGTGATGAAGCGCAAATTTGCAGCCAGTGCATTAAACCACAAAGCAGGTGGACATCCAAATGCACCCTACTTGGGGCAAAGAGTGTTGCGTCAGCCTTTTGGCCCCGATGGCACGAGGGGTTTTAAGGGCAGAAAGAAGCTGCTCCAACAGGAGGAGATCCAACTCAGCAGCGAAGTACCACCTGCTGATTAA